CGGTTCCTCGGTTTCTGTGGGGttttctttcctttctctctgtTTTTCGTAGCGTACGAGCCACGGAAAATACAGATTGATCCTGGTCTTTCTCACTACGAGTACTGTACTGTACACAAATATCTCTCACCTTGGGCTCAAAGTCAGATAACTTACACAATTCTAGTCAAAAAGCAATGCAAAAGGGATGCCACAGTATGATTACCGTCTGTActgtactcgtactgtacCGTAGTTTCTCTCGATGATCGTGGCCTGATGTGCATATCGATTCTCTTCGGTCATCATGACGAATGACAATTTGGATGAAAAGGAGTCGCACCATGTTGCTATTCTCCTGCATTGGTGGTCGGAAGTCTAGACTATGGTGCTGTCAACTGAAAAAACAAAACAAAACATGTCGATGGACAGAATTGGCACCCCGATCGATATCTTACGAGGTAGACCATACTACACTCAATCAGATGGAGCCACCGTGTAACAAAGGTCAGTCAGGACGCGATCCATCGATGagtcgtcgagaagaggcCGCTCCATTACTGTCcgtgaatgaatgaatgcATTTTCTTGAAACTCTGAATGTTCAACAGTGTACAGATGATAACTTCCTCCCGATCGTCTCGGGGAACCCCTTCCGCCACGAGTCGCTCCGCTCCGCTCCACTTACTGCTCTTCAGCTTGGGCAAACGCCATATCGTTGATCATTgcaatctccttcttgtgCGCCGATTTGGAACCAGTAGCGACCGAACTGCTAGGTTTTCTACCGGCGTAGATGGGGACTTTACCCGTGTGGTTCTCCGTCTCCTTGAGAGCGGTGATGAGTCGAGGTTGAACATAGGTCCATGCACCGTTGTTCAAAGGCTGGAAAAGGTGACAATCAAGTCAGCATCCAATCTCTGAAGGTATAGGCACCTAACGACCAAGTGACAAcggcactcacctcctcttgAGCCCACACAATATCGGCGTTGGGGTACTTGTCCAAATGAGGAGTGAGCAAGTCATAAGGCAACGGTGAAAGCTGCTCAATCCTCGAAATGACAACATCGCTGATACCCCGGTCCTCTCGCTCCTTTAACAGCTGGTAGTACACCTGACCAGAGCAGAGGATGTGTCGTCGAATCTTCTCTGGCTCAACCAAGTTCTCGGGGTGAGGATCAGGAAGGTATCGCTGGAAGACGGAGTCACcgctcatctcctcaagAGTGGATCGAGCTGCAGGGTGTCGAAGGAGGGatttggagaagaagacaatGAGCTGTCACCAAAGCGTCAGTTTCCTATACTCTTATGCGGCGAGGCGACTCACAGGTTTTCGGAATTCACGCTTGTTTTGACGACGGAGAACGTGGAAGTAGTTGGCGGGTGTACTGTTGACATTGTCAATCTCGTATTCCTACGCTGCAAACCCGGAATCTACTTACGTAGGGTAAACGACCTGCATGTTGCAGTCCTGATGTTGTCTGTCGAGCTTCTCCGCGGTGGGATAGGCCCGAGGCTCGTCGTCACAGAGCTGGAGGAATCGCTCAATACGACCGGAAGAGTGCTCCGGACCTTGGCCGTCGTAACCGTGGGGTAACGACAAGACCAAACCAGTTCGTTGCAGCCACTTCCTCTCACCAGCAGCGATGAATTGATCGATGATACATTGAGCGTTGTTGCTGCACCTTTGATGAGCGACTGCGTGTCGTAGGTACTGGAGAGAAAATCCACTCACGCAAAGTCACCGAATTGAGCCTCCCAGATGGTCAAACTGTTaggagagacgagagagtAACCCAACTCGAAACCAAGGGTACCGAATTCTGACAAGTGTGAGTTTGTAACGGTGAATGATCCCTGAGAGCTGTCAAGATGCTTGAGGGGAATGTAGGTAGTCTCGTTCTCCTGGTCGTGAATGACGGCGTGTCGCTGAGAGAAGGTACCTCGCTCGACATCCTGACCTGAAACCCTGACATGGGTACCTTCAAGACAAAGGGTACCGAAGGCAAGTGCCTCGGCGGTAGACCAGTCGATGTTCTTGCCCTCTGAAACAGCCTTGCCTCGAGTCGCGATGATACGAGCCAAGTTTTTGTGAGGAGTGAAGCCCTCAGGGAACGAAGAGATGACCTCGCCGATGCGTTGAAGTGTGCCCTCCTCTGCACCGGTAGGGTGGTGGGGAAGCACGTTCTCGGCCAATTCTTTCGGGGTAGGGAAACCCTCCCATGATGAAGAGAGCCATTCACGAGTGGAAGGCTTGTATTCCTTTGAGCCATCGTACGCCTTCTCCAACATGCCCCAAACCCATTGCCTGTgctcatcgatctccttctcggtgAACGTCCCCTCCTTGATCAACTGATCGGTGTAGATAGACAAAACAGTTGGCTGATTCTGGATGGCTTTATACATGGTCGGCTGAGTGAAACTGGGCTGATCGGTCTCATTGTGACCGTATCGACGGTAGCACACGATGTCAACAACGACGTCCTTCTTGAATGTGGCTCGCCATTCGGCAGCCAGAGTGCAAACGTAGTTCACCGCCTCAACGTCGTCACCGTTAAcgtggaagatgggagCATCGATGGACTTGGCAATATCGGAGGGGTAAGGAGTGGATCGAGCGAATCGAGGGTCGGTGGTGAAACCGATTTGGTtgttgacgatgaggtggatAGTTCCGCCAGTACCGTAGTTGGGGAGGTTTTGCATTCCCATGGTTTCGTATACAACACCTTGACCGGCAAAGGCAGCATCACCGTGCAACAAAACACCCATGGCAGACGCGGCGTTGTTCTCGTCGCCCTCAAAGTGTTGAATAGCTCGAGTCTTACCGAGAACGACGGGGTCCTCAGCCTCGAGATGTGAGGGGTTGGCGACGAGAGACAATGAGACCTTCTTTCCGCTGGGAGTAGGTCGGACGTAGTTGGCACCGAGATGGTACTTgacatcaccaccaccggaGTCGTCCTTGTCGGGATCTCCGGAGAACTCGTTCAAGATGGCCTCGATAGGCTTTCGAATGACGTTACCGAGAACGTTGAGTCGACCTCGATGGGGCATACCAATGACGATAGATTTGACACCAGAGTCGACGGACTGGTCGATCAAGGCCTTCATACCTGGAATCAAAGATTCACACCCCTCAAGACCGAATCGCTTCTCGTTGGGATACTTTGAAGCAATGAATTTCTCGAAGAGTTCTGACCACATGAGACGGTCGAGGATCATTCGCTTTTCCTCGGTGGTGTACTTCCATTGAACGGGAATCTCAACTCGCTCACGAAGCCAATCACACTGCCCTCGGTCGACGATGTGAACGTATTGAACGCCAACGTGGGTACCTGCAGTCAGCAGCTTAGCTTGACTCCACCGCGGAATAGCTGTTGCAACCGCCACTCACAGTACATTCTCTTCaactcgtcgatgatctgacCAAGAGtcatcttgtcctccttgatcGAGCCAATGAAACGAGGCAAGATACCATCACTGAGCTTgaactccttcttcaggtCGGCTTCTGACCAGCCATAATActcgagcttgagctcAGGGGGTACGCGCGAATCGAGGTCGGCGTTGGCGATGTGAAGTGGGTCGAGGTTGGCAATGTGGTGACCACGAACTTGGTATGCACGGATGAGAAGTTGGACCTGTTTTCGAAGATCAGCATAATCTTGAAGCCGAGATTACAACAGAAGGTACACACCTTGAGGTAGTCAGTCACGTCACCGCTGCCTTCTACCTGCATTCGGGGGCTGCCGTCGGCAGCGGTGGGTACGCTGCTAGCAGCACCGATGAATCCTGGTGGAGGAGTGTAGGCGGATGACGAGGGGAGTCCCTTGTCGAGACCAGCGAAGTAGGTGGCCCAAGAGACGTGGACCTGTTTGGGATCTTGTTTCCACAGTCGGTACATCCTGAAGGGATTAGAGTTCGCGCGTCAGTTCCAGCTTCCTGCCAGATGTTTGCTCCTGTTTCTTTCTGCACTTACTCCTCGGTGTAGTAGGCGTTACCACCGTTGGCAAAGGCATCATTCTTGCTCGGTGCCACGGCCTCTGTTGCGTAATCCCTTTTTTGGGCGACACCGACATGAcgaggttgttgttgatgggTGGCAGAACCGGCGGCAAGAGAATAGAATGCCctggtggtggacgaggaacGACCGGGTAACCGTATGTTTCTTGGTAATGTTCGTAACATGTTGAATGTGGTTACGAATGGGTTGTTCAGACCGCcgagaggggaagagagatcaCTCGGATGATACAAgaaagaacgagaaggagagagagagagagagaggattgTTAGCGAATTCAAAAGATCATCCTTCcattggtggtggtggtgacgCTGTTCCCGGTAGCAAGATGAAAGCAAGAAACACGGAAATCGAATCACGTGACTGTCGAAACTGTCCGCGGCCGTTTTGGGATTTTCGGTTTTGTCGGATGCTTTCTCCGCTTAAAACGGGATACCGAGTCACCCGTCAACAtggcaggtgagtcgatgtGGCATCCCATGTCTACTGCGAGCAATAATGATTGATGCTCGATGATAGATGCCTCCCATTGACTGCAATCCACCAAAGAATTGCGTACATGTGGACAAGATCCAAGGCCTGATGGCATACATATCTACAGAGCCCTAGCGACAGGTTCACCTTGTTCATCCTCCCACCTCACGCTTTTCACGCTCTTCCTACTACCGttcctcacttcctcttcgtccaccatCGCACCATAGACACTGGCATGATACACGCTCATGGGCGCCACACTGCCCTCTAGATCCCACAACGACTTTACATACCAGTCCTTCGTGTCCCTATGTTTTTGCGCAGGGACATCGGGACTGCTGCTCTCTCTGTTCTGTACGTAGTAGGAGTAAGTGTCGCCATAAGTGGCATATTCCCATGTGCCGGATGAATGGGCTGTGGATTGGGTGACACGTCGAGAATCGTGTGGATCTCGATGCAAGAAATCACTCATCACGGGAACTGGTGGGAGATCTTTGTCCTGTGAGAAAGGGACAGAATGGTTGTTGGGGTCTGATGCTATGGTATCATTGGTCTTGGCAATGGCAGGTGGATGAGTCGGGACTGAGAATTGCAGTGGAGGGAGTGGGAACGAGTTCGCTGCACTCTGGATCAGTCTGGGATCTTTGGCACTTCTGTCTGAAGGCGTACGATCGAGATCCGTTTGACAAATGGTAGTAAACGTATCGTTGGGATTGAGTAGCGGTGCTGTCGCTGGAAGGGAGTAgatcgaagcggaagctTCGGTAGGTGCAGTGAAGACGATACTTGGCATGAGTGTGTTGTGTTCGTTACGAGTGACATCCATTTGATCTCGGGTTAAAGGTGTCGAGTATGAATCGCCCCAAGTGAAGGATGATGGCCCGCTCAactccatcttcgacaACGTAGCCTGAGCGGTTCGAGGAGGTGGCGACGTAAAAGTATCCGGGTATCTGCTCTCACCCAGAGCAGCCCCATACTCCTCCGGAGGATCCATCAAAGCCGGTCTGGGAGGATCCAACCTCCTCTCAATTGCATTTGCATTTTGCTGCGGGTCATCACCCACAATAGGGATGGGCGCCGCATCCAAATACTTTTCAGCCCAAGCGGGTGTCCTCCcattctgcttcttcgtaTATCGTGGACCGGAGAGCGAGCCATGATCCTTGGATGACACGATTGATTTTCGGAGATTGTGGAAATACGAAACAGGTCGTAGTCGACTGTTGTTGGTTGTGTCGATGCTGGTGTTGGAACCGAGACTTGCTTGTCGCAAATGGGAAAGtggacgagagaggaacGTTGGCAATGCGAGAGAATGGCGGGAGATCAGTGAAGGAGCGGAGAAACGAGATTGTGGTGTGGGTGAGGATGTTTTCTAGGTCAAACAAAGTTAGTCGCGGTTTTCAACTTGGACACAAGAGGAACGCAGCATTGTTACAACCGATGATACAGCAGGCCCGAACGcaagcactcacctcttgcCTTGTGAAATTCAGACCCGATCCCCGATCCAAATGGACCGAACCCTCCCTCACCCCTCCTGCGTAGAACCAACTTGATCTCAGCTCCCTAGTCCTCTGAGCCCGACCTCGTCgcttccaccacctcacTACCAATAACGCAGCCGCAATGAGCGCGGTTAAGCCTATGACACCTCCGATAGCGGCCCTCGTGGCCCCTCCTTTATTGTAAGGAGATGAGTAGTCATTCGCGCTTGtggcggaagaggtgggaTCGGTTGTGGTGGACGGAGCTAGATCCTGAGACTGTGAATGCGGCATGATCGACGTTGAGGGCGTTGAACTGGTATTCAACCCAGTGAGCGGGGCCGAGATTGGAGTACTTcgtgacgaagaggatgtgtTAGAGGATGAAAGGGTTGAAGGGGACTGCGACGAGATGGAGTCAAATGTCGAAGTGACCGTTGCACTGCGACTGGTTGGGACAACGGGACTACTAGTAGCTGCTGTCCAAGAGTTCGTGTCCCATTAGCATCACGGGTACGGGCCACAAGGGACAGGTACAACTCACATGTGAACGAGACACCTTCAGCGGAACTACTCAATGAGGTGGTCCAGTACCCCTCGAACTCGTCAACACTAGTAGTCGGCTTCGGGGTGTCacttgatgatgagtgtCTCGCCGTAGGCAGCAATGGACAAATAACACTTCCATAGATTGTCTGGGTCGGGACACTGATTACAGACGCGACGTATGTGATCGAAGATATGGGTGACCAAGATGTTACGGGTTGAGCAAAAGATGTAGAGGTTGAAGTGACTGGGAAACAGTCCTTCAAATCGACACTTACAGGAGGACGATTGGCGTCCGCGAAAGGGAACGGTCGTGCTTGGCGATCGCGCAACTTCTCACCACCCCCGGGAACGACGTTATGTTCTGACTTTGAATAAAGCGAATCTGATGATTTGTATAATGTGCTTGTGCGGTGCTTGTTCGCATCTTTGTCGATCTTTTTCACGACACTTTGCCAGTGAGTAGCGGATTTGTGACTGCCACTTGACGCAGTGGCGGTCTCTTTTTCATCCCGTCCTTCAAGGTCCCTTGACCCTCGAGCTTCCTTCTGCCAGGCATCGTTCCTTTCCagcacactcacagccGGCTCATCTTGCCCGACACTTGCACTCCTCACCCGAGTGGTCTTCACACCAAAGccatcctccaccttgttgTTGTCATTCGGTCCGCTCCTACTGAGTTTCGTCGGCGCAGGACCAGGAGGAAGCTCGCCATAGCTCTCAGCGACCAGTCCATCTCCAGCAGGTCCTCTCCCCGGTGGGGTGGGGACTGAATCGCACCTAGTCGCTGTCCATGTTACGATAGAAGGCTGaggggtgatgatgatacttgtggaagagatgatggttgATGGGATATAGGTTCTGTTGACGACGGTGGAGTTTCAGCGGGCTACCTCATGGAACGATCCGTCATAAATGGCAAGTCGGAAATGAAGAGATCGACAAAACTCACGTCGCTGTGGCGTATAATGTAGAGATTGGGGTAGGGTCGGGATTACAGGTGGTCATCTCGAGTCCTGCTTAACTCAACTTAAAGATCGATGATCACAATTTCAATCTCTGGTCGCGTTGTTCTTCCATTCGCTGAATCACTCGGCGCACGCCAGGCCAAGAGGGCTTTTGTCTATTTGGAAGTACCAGTTCGCTCGCGTGTGAGAccaggaaggaggatggcgagACGATGTGGCGTGGACAGAGGGGAGAAAATCGGACATGTACCGGATCTGCTTGATCGCCAAGAAAAGAGGTGGACAGCACCCAGATCCCACGAATGTCAGTATGGACCTATCTTGACTGCTGGTATCGAGTGCCGTACATACAATATGGTGAGGAGCTGTGCACTAAAGCAGGACAAGGGAGTGACTTATCACACAGTGGTTCTTGCCATGTGCCCTTTCCCTACCCCGTCGACACTCGAAACCCCCTTTGGGTCTTCGCGCTTCTACCCCTGGTCAAAGGCGGTATGGTACAGTTATCACAGTACTGGAAATAACTGGACAGACTCCTTCCTGACACGTTGTTCAAGTAGGTAGAATATGACGGGTTAAAGGAGTGTCCTCCATATGGGTTCAGTACTGATCTGGAGTCTCTACCTCCGACACTGTCAGAAAGGTGACACGTCCCTTCGACTGCGttccctttctccttcagaTGTGACCAATCGCGCACCATAGCAGCTTACAGATTGATATCGACGTCTACCATTTGTATTGTACGTACATATCCTACTGCACCATGTTCTACAATCACTTTAGTTTATTCTATACCATATATACAGAACCCGACACGACATCCTTTTACCCTTAGTTTCTTCAAATCGAATATCCCGTTAACCTTTTTTAAATAAACTATGAAGATTCAGAACGCATCACTTGCTAGCAGTCTTGTATGCAACCATACCACTCAAAGCCATCGAGTATCCTGTATAccaagcgaagaaaggatgTGGTCAGCATCGCTTCCCAGTTGATGGAGCGACGATCACCGATTGATGATGTTAACGCCCGAATACCCAAACTCACCGAATATCTGTATGGGTGTAATCGAGCTTCCGAAGAAAAGACAGCTCGAAGTGATCAGAAGGATATCCTTTTGGTTGAAAagagatcagctcaagccAAACTTTTAAGCTATGTGAGCAGTGTCCTGTCACGGAGCTgctgctcaccttgaagACCCCAGCCAGAGTCAGGACCAGTCCTCCCGCTGCACCGATCAGGAAGACTGCCGCCACATTCAGCCCGAAGGCGACCGCTGCGTTTGAGATCATGATCAAAGGACCTATTCTCATGAATTGGCGGAAGGGCTCGAGCCCTTCggtgaaggggaggaaACAGGCGTTTATGATAGCACATATCTAGAGGTGAAGTGATGTCAGTGTTGCACTGGTCCAATGGCCACATGGACGACAGAAGATATATCTGGAGGAAACGTACCGGTGCATAGTAATGCAAGGAGCAAAGAGGGTCCATCTTCAGTCCTTGTAGCAGGATCTGAATCATAACCAGGCGCCTGAGGGATGGTCAGTGAACGTCTGCATCGGATGTACAATAGACATACGAAGATTCAAACTGCACACATAGGTCAGCTTAGGAGTCTCATCACGACATGATCCGGCTCACAAGTACAGCGAAGGCTTGGCAGAGAAAACCGAACATCTCGAAGTGCAGCTCCCCGTATGCAGCTGGACGAGCATTAGCAAAGCATGACACAGTGCTTACCGACGTGAAGCGGTTGTGACTCACCGAGCGCGCAGCCTCCGGAGATCAGGAGCACGATCAAAACCAGTCGATGGTTCAATACCTGAAGCTTGAAAGCcgcggagatgaggaggatagCAACAGGTGTAAAGGCCTAGGGATTGACAAGATCAGCTTGGCATAAACGCTGGGAAGATGGGATGTACACACTTTGAGCATTTGTATAAAAGAAACGCTCAGCCTAAAGGACATTTGCTGATCAGCGCGGCAGATATGGACTTCTGCCATCCTGACTCACGTGAGGTATGCCGTATTGCTCAGAATCAGCGAGCCAGAGAAGAGCACCCCGATTGGCAGGATGGACTTGAGATAAAGCTCCCTCTGATGATCGAACGAGGATGTCAGATAGGTGAACAAAACAACACATTGATGATCGTGCAGCTCACAGTCATTTCGACTTTGTCCAATCCGTCGAGAAGGTTGGTAGTCGCTCGTAATATTCGTGTACCAATGGCCTGTATCATTGTCAGTCACGCTCCGCCGCACAAGACAGGTACTAAGACCACTCACAGCGCAGCCCAGATGATAAGAGGTACTATGAGTATAGAATAATCGGTTGATTAGCTTCCGCGACTTAAATACATGAAGGCAAAAAAAACTACCGCCTTGCATGGAATTGTAACGGGATGTGTAACTCACATGAAGATTGGCTAGACGATATGACTCTATCAATTATGTACACTCATGGAAAATGAAGCAGTCTACTCACATAAGGGTAGCTGAGGTTGCTATACAGATATTCTATTTCACACGTTCCGTCAGCTCAATCGTCCGACTGCCTGTACACAGATCGTGTAGAGCTGGAGACGGGATGGACCTACTGTTGTATAGGATGACagcggaggagagagcaATCCATATAGGGACTGCAGAGGATTGATCAGCGATGTTGTCTGGTATGAGATTGCAAGCTGGCATAGGAAATTCCAACCTACTGATCATAGCAGCGCTCAGGGCTTTTCGTTCTTGCTTCTCTTCCGGCAGATCAGGACTGATATCCACTTCATGTGTAGCCTGGGCGAGCTGATCATTTCAGcaaatcatcatcaacatctcccTCGCGACTATCCGCGTGCTCACAATCAGagcacactcaccagaccttcccccttctctgCTCTGCCCGAATGTTCCCCATTCGGACCTGGATTCGAtccactcctcctcatcgtgTCAGAGGTCAATCTCGGTGAGAAATTGCTCGGAGAGTTAGGCCTTGGTGATACCGAAGTATCCCTCGGGGACCGAGGGAAatgggatgggaggagtggtggtggtttCTGACCTGATCGTTTGGGTGAGGAAGACATGGTCTCGCGGGGGAGTCTATCGTGTTGTGTCTTGCAGAATATGCAGATGCGAAAATGAAAGGGTGACGTTGGACAGATAGGTGGATAGACTAGATAGGTGGA
The Kwoniella newhampshirensis strain CBS 13917 chromosome 1, whole genome shotgun sequence DNA segment above includes these coding regions:
- a CDS encoding oxoglutarate dehydrogenase (succinyl-transferring), E1 component is translated as MLRTLPRNIRLPGRSSSTTRAFYSLAAGSATHQQQPRHVGVAQKRDYATEAVAPSKNDAFANGGNAYYTEEMYRLWKQDPKQVHVSWATYFAGLDKGLPSSSAYTPPPGFIGAASSVPTAADGSPRMQVEGSGDVTDYLKVQLLIRAYQVRGHHIANLDPLHIANADLDSRVPPELKLEYYGWSEADLKKEFKLSDGILPRFIGSIKEDKMTLGQIIDELKRMYCTHVGVQYVHIVDRGQCDWLRERVEIPVQWKYTTEEKRMILDRLMWSELFEKFIASKYPNEKRFGLEGCESLIPGMKALIDQSVDSGVKSIVIGMPHRGRLNVLGNVIRKPIEAILNEFSGDPDKDDSGGGDVKYHLGANYVRPTPSGKKVSLSLVANPSHLEAEDPVVLGKTRAIQHFEGDENNAASAMGVLLHGDAAFAGQGVVYETMGMQNLPNYGTGGTIHLIVNNQIGFTTDPRFARSTPYPSDIAKSIDAPIFHVNGDDVEAVNYVCTLAAEWRATFKKDVVVDIVCYRRYGHNETDQPSFTQPTMYKAIQNQPTVLSIYTDQLIKEGTFTEKEIDEHRQWVWGMLEKAYDGSKEYKPSTREWLSSSWEGFPTPKELAENVLPHHPTGAEEGTLQRIGEVISSFPEGFTPHKNLARIIATRGKAVSEGKNIDWSTAEALAFGTLCLEGTHVRVSGQDVERGTFSQRHAVIHDQENETTYIPLKHLDSSQGSFTVTNSHLSEFGTLGFELGYSLVSPNSLTIWEAQFGDFANNAQCIIDQFIAAGERKWLQRTGLVLSLPHGYDGQGPEHSSGRIERFLQLCDDEPRAYPTAEKLDRQHQDCNMQVVYPTTPANYFHVLRRQNKREFRKPLIVFFSKSLLRHPAARSTLEEMSGDSVFQRYLPDPHPENLVEPEKIRRHILCSGQVYYQLLKEREDRGISDVVISRIEQLSPLPYDLLTPHLDKYPNADIVWAQEEPLNNGAWTYVQPRLITALKETENHTGKVPIYAGRKPSSSVATGSKSAHKKEIAMINDMAFAQAEEQ